A window of the Cicer arietinum cultivar CDC Frontier isolate Library 1 chromosome 6, Cicar.CDCFrontier_v2.0, whole genome shotgun sequence genome harbors these coding sequences:
- the LOC101493981 gene encoding E3 ubiquitin-protein ligase PUB23-like, which translates to MAEIEIPPYFVCPISFQIMKEPVTTITGITYDKESIEKWLMKAKNCVCPVTNQSLPRSSEYLTPNHTLKRLIQAWISSNEAKEVDQIQSPKSSINRTHLNKLVKNLELPHCYENSMEKIHELAKQSERNRTCMVEVGVTKVMVMVIKKSFKEGNVICLEEGLKIIRLLWHESMNKNMMKPLVGENIEFINSLTWILQLHIENNNFKIVNEAMPLLKLTIDVMDSTLLGNLNIDFFIAMVRVLQKRALFSKQAIKSALHVLIDTYPLGRNRIRIVEAGAITELIELELEKPEKNVTELVFNLLAHLCSCADGREQFLRHAAGIAMITKRILRVSTATDDRAIQVIFMIARYSSSKDIVLEMLRVGAVSKLCMVMQADCSSYLKEKARDILRLHSSTWNNSPCIQVYLMTRHQR; encoded by the coding sequence atgGCTGAAATTGAAATTCCACCATATTTTGTATGTCCAATTTCATTTCAAATCATGAAAGAACCCGTGACAACAATAACGGGCATAACATACGACAAAGAAAGCATCGAAAAGTGGTTAATGAAAGccaaaaattgtgtttgtcctgTAACCAATCAATCACTACCAAGAAGTTCAGAGTATTTGACACCAAATCACACTCTTAAAAGGCTAATTCAAGCTTGGATTTCATCCAATGAAGCTAAAGAAGTTGATcaaattcaatctccaaaatctTCTATTAATAGGACACATCTTAATAAACTTGTTAAGAATCTTGAGCTTCCTCATTGCTATGAAAATTCAATGGAGAAGATTCATGAGCTTGCTAAACAGAGTGAGAGAAACAGAACATGCATGGTTGAAGTTGGTGTAACCAAGGTTATGGTTATggtaattaaaaaaagtttcaaagaaggaaatgttatttgtttggaAGAAGGTTTGAAAATTATTCGACTTTTGTGGCATGAAAGCATGAATAAAAACATGATGAAGCCTTTGGTTGGAGAAAACATTGAATTCATCAACTCTTTGACTTGGATTTTGCAACTTCACATTGaaaataacaatttcaaaatagtAAATGAAGCTATGCCACTATTAAAGTTGACAATTGATGTTATGGATTCAACCCTTTTAGGAAATTTAAACATTGATTTTTTCATAGCAATGGTTAGAGTACTTCAAAAGAGAGCATTATTCTCTAAACAAGCTATTAAATCGGCTTTACATGTGCTTATCGATACCTACCCTTTGGGTAGAAATCGAATAAGGATCGTGGAAGCAGGTGCGATTACCGAACTCATTGAACTTGAGCTCGAAAAACCGGAAAAGAATGTGACTGAACTTGTGTTTAATCTTTTGGCACATTTGTGCTCGTGTGCTGATGgaagagaacaatttttgagacacGCAGCGGGTATAGCAATGATTACGAAGAGGATTCTTAGGGTTTCGACCGCAACTGATGATCGAGCGATTCAAGTGATTTTTATGATTGCAAGATATTCGAGTTCAAAAGATATTGTTTTAGAGATGTTGAGAGTTGGAGCAGTTTCAAAGCTTTGCATGGTAATGCAAGCGGATTGTTCTTCTTACTTGAAAGAGAAAGCAAGAGACATACTTAGGTTACACTCCTCTACTTGGAATAATTCTCCTTGCATACAAGTGTACTTAATGACTAGGCACCAAAGgtga